The DNA region GGGCTGGGTCGTCGCCGGCCGCCGTCGGCGACCACAACACTTGATTCGGCCTCTCCCCTACCGCCAGCTATGCCCCACGTCTCCCGGCTGCTCGTCCATCCCGTCAAGTCGCTCGACCCCCACCCCGTCGACGCGGTCGACATCAACAACGGCGCCCTGCGCCACGACCGGGAGTACGCCATCGTCGACGGGAACCGGGAGTTCGTCAACGGGAAGCGCGAACCCGCCATCCACCGAATCCGGAGCGAGTACGACCACGAGACGCGGACGCTCCGGGTGCGCGAACAGGGCGACGACGAGTGGGAGTCGTTCCGCATGGACGCCGACCGGGGCGAGCTGAACGCGTGGCTCTCCGGCGTGTTCGACTACCCCGTGAGCGTCGTCCGGGACGCCAGCGGCGGGATGCCCGACGACACGACCGCCGACGGCCCGACCGTTATCGCCTGGGAGACGGTTGCAGCCGTCGCCGATTGGTTCGACGACATCGGCCCCGAGGAGATGCTGCGTCGCCTCCGACCGAACGTGGTCGTCGAGGCCGGCGAGGCGTTCTGGGAGGACCGCCTCTACGCCGACCGCGAGTCGGTCCGCGAGTTCACCATCGGCGACGTGGAGGTGCGCGGGCACAACCCCTGCCAGCGCTGCGTGGTGCCGTCGCGCGACCCGGACACCGGCGAGGAGACCGACGGCTTCCGCGAACGATTCGTGACGAAGCGCGAGGAGACCCTGCCGGCGTGGGCGGCCCACGACTGGTTCGACCACCACTTCCGGGTGATGGTGAACACCTCGATTCCGGAGTCTGAGTGGGGG from Haloarchaeobius amylolyticus includes:
- a CDS encoding MOSC domain-containing protein, coding for MPHVSRLLVHPVKSLDPHPVDAVDINNGALRHDREYAIVDGNREFVNGKREPAIHRIRSEYDHETRTLRVREQGDDEWESFRMDADRGELNAWLSGVFDYPVSVVRDASGGMPDDTTADGPTVIAWETVAAVADWFDDIGPEEMLRRLRPNVVVEAGEAFWEDRLYADRESVREFTIGDVEVRGHNPCQRCVVPSRDPDTGEETDGFRERFVTKREETLPAWAAHDWFDHHFRVMVNTSIPESEWGKVVAVGDEVELGDERSV